The following are encoded in a window of Ferribacterium limneticum genomic DNA:
- a CDS encoding J domain-containing protein, producing the protein MRDTYSAAGDEEWVIWNGGLGLVTTATLGRVEVGSSGRKAWLDEPFDMVGPFKLDELETHGRISFAACIVMSRQRWQEDQAALKRESMNLRRAAHERMNEDFAHFSSRQSRHHGKRQPLDEREHREVLNLPANGKLERRQVNAAFRRLAQKAHPDVGGSHEQFVRITKARTVLLETIS; encoded by the coding sequence ATGCGTGACACCTATTCCGCTGCAGGTGACGAAGAATGGGTCATCTGGAATGGTGGGCTCGGTTTGGTCACCACAGCCACGCTCGGCCGGGTCGAGGTCGGCTCCAGTGGCCGAAAGGCATGGCTGGACGAACCGTTCGACATGGTGGGCCCATTCAAGCTCGACGAACTTGAGACCCACGGCAGAATAAGCTTTGCGGCCTGCATCGTCATGTCACGCCAGCGTTGGCAGGAAGACCAGGCGGCCTTGAAGCGGGAGTCAATGAACCTGCGCCGTGCTGCCCACGAGCGAATGAACGAGGATTTTGCCCACTTCTCCAGCCGGCAGAGCAGACACCACGGCAAGCGCCAACCCTTGGACGAGCGTGAACATCGTGAGGTGCTGAATCTGCCGGCTAACGGGAAGCTTGAACGACGCCAGGTCAACGCTGCATTTAGACGGCTCGCCCAGAAGGCGCATCCCGACGTCGGGGGAAGTCACGAACAGTTCGTACGCATCACGAAAGCACGCACTGTCTTGCTCGAAACGATTTCGTGA